One genomic window of Corynebacterium pseudotuberculosis includes the following:
- a CDS encoding gamma carbonic anhydrase family protein: MNPGPIILPFNGKTPRVHETAFIAPNATLIGDVEIAAHASVFYGCVLRADINMIRVGARTNIQDNSVLHVDGDAPCILGEDVTVGHMALVHGSTVGSGALVGMHSALLSHSVVGQGSLIAAGAVVLEGQEIPAGVLAAGVPAKVRRELSSEQSAGFISHAGRYVHTASMHRELGAGLSLDQVRFS, from the coding sequence GTGAATCCTGGTCCGATTATTTTGCCATTTAACGGCAAAACTCCGCGAGTTCACGAGACCGCTTTTATCGCGCCGAACGCTACCTTGATCGGCGACGTAGAGATAGCGGCGCATGCCTCTGTGTTTTATGGATGTGTTTTAAGGGCGGACATCAACATGATCCGTGTGGGCGCCCGAACCAATATTCAAGATAATTCAGTGTTGCATGTCGACGGCGATGCACCGTGCATCCTAGGCGAGGACGTTACTGTGGGGCATATGGCTTTAGTGCATGGCTCTACCGTGGGGAGCGGGGCTCTGGTGGGTATGCACTCTGCATTGCTTTCGCACTCGGTTGTTGGCCAGGGAAGCTTGATTGCTGCAGGGGCCGTAGTACTTGAGGGACAAGAAATACCCGCCGGGGTCCTTGCTGCGGGGGTTCCGGCTAAAGTCCGGCGGGAGCTTTCCTCTGAGCAATCGGCGGGTTTTATCTCGCATGCCGGCAGATATGTGCATACTGCCAGCATGCACAGGGAGCTTGGGGCGGGCCTGAGTTTGGATCAGGTGCGCTTTAGCTAG
- a CDS encoding ROK family protein: protein MHTRSHLRNIPSFTQPSAPAASCLHLIRHFQPVTRSKLVHGSGKSQPTVTRAVAALMEVKLVRERPDLSIPNGPGRPTIPIELSASPWVQIGLAVGTKTTYVGACSTRGAVIQEKILDITPSQMSADQYAETLSTTIREIAELSELPLANVGIATSGYVNDLGLVTAKNLGWEGVDLAGRIYNRISVPVAITSAITAIAGAEQQAQNPDVPANSLIFYADDSIGAALQNPQEVMVLPLDENIHGASSLGAAAVALVEQARPKVLVLAGSAFENSEDALAVGQALRKSPHGTKDKLEIRVIPTHLDNARAAARAIAMDRLIEDPLGLAKRLITKRRRAAS from the coding sequence ATGCACACGCGCAGCCATTTGAGGAATATCCCTTCTTTTACTCAGCCGTCAGCACCGGCTGCATCGTGCCTACACCTCATCAGGCACTTCCAACCGGTGACGCGTTCCAAGCTTGTCCACGGCTCCGGAAAATCCCAGCCCACCGTGACCCGAGCCGTCGCCGCACTCATGGAAGTAAAGCTTGTCCGAGAAAGACCAGACCTCTCCATTCCCAATGGACCAGGGCGCCCCACTATCCCCATCGAGCTTTCTGCATCTCCATGGGTGCAGATTGGTTTAGCTGTAGGAACCAAGACCACATATGTAGGCGCATGCAGCACTCGTGGCGCAGTGATACAGGAAAAAATCCTTGACATTACCCCGTCGCAGATGAGCGCAGATCAATATGCTGAGACACTATCCACAACCATCCGTGAGATCGCAGAGCTTAGCGAGCTTCCGCTGGCCAACGTAGGCATTGCAACATCGGGTTACGTCAATGACCTCGGTCTTGTTACAGCAAAAAATCTCGGATGGGAAGGCGTAGATCTCGCCGGACGAATTTATAACCGCATTTCCGTTCCCGTGGCCATCACCAGTGCTATTACGGCGATTGCAGGTGCTGAGCAGCAGGCACAAAACCCCGATGTGCCCGCCAACTCACTCATTTTTTACGCCGATGATTCCATCGGAGCGGCGCTTCAAAATCCCCAAGAAGTAATGGTGCTACCGCTCGATGAGAATATCCACGGGGCATCTTCTCTAGGGGCCGCCGCTGTGGCCTTAGTCGAGCAAGCACGACCAAAAGTTCTCGTCCTTGCCGGCTCCGCTTTTGAGAACTCCGAGGATGCTCTGGCGGTAGGACAAGCACTGCGTAAGTCGCCCCACGGAACAAAGGATAAGTTGGAGATCCGAGTGATCCCCACTCATCTTGATAACGCCCGCGCTGCCGCTCGCGCCATCGCAATGGATCGACTTATAGAAGACCCTCTGGGACTAGCTAAACGACTAATCACTAAGCGCAGGCGAGCTGCTAGCTAA
- a CDS encoding PepSY-associated TM helix domain-containing protein, whose protein sequence is MVTTDQALSAGSAAAKVAESGTGRSGEKSGKSRHLPRHLRRLHFFAGIVCAPLIFIASLTGLAYAFAPTLENAVYSSNTTVEVPADAKQLPMEKIVDIATQRHPDQPISGIRVGEKDQAVRVLFKHPTKSASFSDAVFVNPYNGEITGDMVQYGNAGALPLRDWLSHGHRDLWLGDIGRFYSEFAASWLGVLAVSGVYLWWKRQRSGTGRIAAMLKVSGRGRTRNLRWHGALGTALALGMIFFTFTGLTWSSVAGTNIGKVRTELNWTTPKVTTSLDGFAAPAVKDPHAGHDHAGHDHGSHSATSPSAKLSLAEQATHVAATAAAELRSGVTLRPPSEAGQAWSVMENRQAYRKDNNSIAVNGDTGEVTARLAFVDWPFAAQATAWMIQLHMGTMLGLPNQIVLGLLAVGIIILVVRGYMLWFQRRPQGQLVADAPTRARGAERRFGLAGILAVVGMIAYGFFAPVFGVTCLAFVVLSVLWDAVRSRRRKAS, encoded by the coding sequence ATGGTCACCACCGATCAAGCCCTCTCGGCGGGAAGTGCAGCGGCAAAAGTTGCAGAATCTGGCACTGGACGTTCCGGCGAAAAGAGCGGGAAGTCCCGTCATTTGCCACGCCATCTACGTCGACTTCATTTCTTTGCGGGAATTGTCTGTGCGCCGCTTATCTTCATAGCTTCTCTCACTGGGCTCGCGTATGCCTTTGCCCCGACGCTGGAGAACGCGGTGTACTCAAGCAACACCACTGTTGAGGTTCCTGCTGATGCGAAGCAGCTCCCAATGGAAAAGATCGTGGATATAGCTACTCAACGCCACCCCGATCAGCCCATCTCTGGTATTCGTGTTGGCGAAAAAGATCAGGCAGTACGAGTGCTGTTTAAACACCCCACTAAGAGCGCAAGCTTTAGCGATGCCGTATTTGTTAACCCTTACAATGGCGAGATCACGGGAGACATGGTGCAATATGGCAACGCTGGGGCGCTGCCATTGCGAGATTGGTTGTCTCACGGACATCGTGATCTGTGGTTAGGAGATATCGGCCGCTTCTATTCTGAGTTTGCGGCTTCCTGGCTTGGGGTCCTAGCTGTCAGCGGCGTGTACCTATGGTGGAAGCGTCAGCGCAGCGGTACCGGAAGGATCGCCGCTATGTTGAAGGTATCTGGCCGTGGACGCACTAGGAACCTGCGCTGGCACGGCGCATTGGGTACAGCTCTTGCGCTGGGCATGATCTTTTTTACCTTCACAGGCCTAACATGGTCTTCGGTGGCCGGTACCAATATTGGCAAAGTTCGCACTGAGCTGAATTGGACTACTCCGAAAGTAACTACTTCCCTCGACGGTTTCGCCGCCCCTGCAGTAAAAGATCCGCATGCCGGCCACGACCATGCCGGTCACGATCATGGCAGCCATTCGGCGACCTCGCCCTCTGCAAAGCTGAGCCTTGCCGAGCAAGCTACACACGTTGCGGCGACTGCTGCTGCTGAATTGCGTAGCGGTGTCACCTTGCGGCCGCCAAGTGAAGCAGGCCAGGCATGGAGCGTCATGGAGAATCGCCAGGCGTACCGCAAAGATAACAACTCTATTGCAGTCAATGGCGATACGGGTGAAGTAACGGCCCGTCTGGCATTTGTTGATTGGCCTTTTGCTGCGCAAGCTACGGCATGGATGATTCAGCTGCACATGGGCACGATGCTGGGGCTTCCCAACCAGATTGTGTTGGGATTGCTTGCGGTAGGCATCATCATCTTGGTTGTACGCGGTTATATGTTGTGGTTCCAGCGTCGTCCGCAAGGCCAACTCGTGGCGGATGCACCCACGCGCGCCCGTGGCGCGGAGCGTCGTTTTGGCCTGGCGGGGATCCTCGCAGTGGTGGGCATGATTGCTTATGGATTCTTTGCCCCAGTATTTGGTGTTACTTGCTTGGCCTTCGTGGTGCTCAGCGTGCTCTGGGACGCGGTGCGCTCGCGGCGTCGTAAAGCAAGCTAA
- a CDS encoding TIGR00730 family Rossman fold protein, with amino-acid sequence MSFSPQEPLISGLTVRAMTSDDKDIRATALLKNLNRFEQRFDVQDFASEPLRNYLDFDPTRGDIGLLLADDAGETVGVMWAAFIRGFGFINARVPELTLYLAEEWHGKGVGQWMLDQAEEYGRVHGWPGVAVNVEKESPARRLYARCDYVTQDGGSAAGSVMLKTLSPKIRSVAVYCGSAHGARPDYTAAARALGTALAERGITMVYAGGKLGLMGETADAAIAAGGEVHGVMPQNLVDLEQAHPRLTRLDITESIAERKTRMEDLADAFVVLPGGMGTMEEMFEVLVRQQLGPYCGPVALFNVEEYWEPLVNAFQAMSEEGFIAQRYIEALVIAGNTDELFEGFSNWVNPGLKWN; translated from the coding sequence ATGAGCTTTTCCCCTCAGGAGCCGTTGATTTCCGGCCTGACTGTTCGCGCCATGACTTCGGACGACAAAGATATACGTGCAACCGCACTGTTAAAAAACTTAAATCGCTTTGAACAGCGTTTTGATGTGCAGGATTTTGCGTCCGAGCCTTTGCGTAATTATCTCGATTTTGATCCTACCCGTGGCGATATAGGTCTTCTCCTCGCTGATGATGCGGGAGAGACCGTCGGCGTGATGTGGGCTGCCTTTATCAGAGGATTCGGGTTTATCAACGCCAGAGTTCCGGAATTGACGCTGTACCTTGCGGAGGAATGGCATGGCAAGGGCGTAGGTCAATGGATGCTGGATCAGGCTGAAGAGTACGGCCGGGTCCATGGTTGGCCGGGGGTTGCGGTGAATGTGGAGAAGGAGAGTCCCGCTCGACGCCTTTATGCGCGCTGCGATTATGTGACTCAAGACGGTGGATCCGCGGCGGGGAGTGTGATGCTCAAAACTCTCAGCCCGAAAATTCGGAGCGTGGCAGTGTACTGCGGTTCTGCACACGGGGCACGACCGGACTACACCGCCGCGGCGCGTGCGCTCGGCACGGCGCTTGCAGAACGCGGCATCACCATGGTTTATGCTGGCGGGAAACTGGGGTTGATGGGGGAAACCGCAGACGCTGCTATCGCTGCAGGAGGGGAGGTGCATGGTGTTATGCCTCAGAATCTTGTTGATCTAGAGCAGGCGCACCCAAGACTAACTCGACTGGACATCACAGAATCCATTGCTGAGCGTAAGACTCGAATGGAAGATCTGGCAGACGCTTTTGTAGTTTTGCCCGGCGGAATGGGCACCATGGAAGAAATGTTTGAAGTGCTAGTCCGCCAGCAGCTTGGCCCTTACTGCGGCCCCGTGGCGCTTTTTAACGTAGAGGAATATTGGGAACCACTGGTCAACGCCTTCCAAGCGATGAGCGAAGAAGGCTTTATTGCACAGCGATACATTGAGGCACTGGTTATCGCGGGAAACACGGATGAGCTTTTTGAGGGCTTTAGCAACTGGGTAAATCCCGGCCTGAAATGGAACTAG